The Kosakonia sacchari SP1 genome includes a window with the following:
- the dapD gene encoding 2,3,4,5-tetrahydropyridine-2,6-dicarboxylate N-succinyltransferase: MQQLQNVIEAAFERRAEITPANADTVTREAVNQVIALLDSGALRVAEKIDGQWVTHQWLKKAVLLSFRINDNQVIDGAESRYFDKVPMKFADYDEARFQKEGFRVVPPAAVRQGAFIARNTVLMPSYVNIGAYVDEGTMVDTWATVGSCAQIGKNVHLSGGVGIGGVLEPLQANPTIIEDNCFIGARSEVVEGVIVEEGSVISMGVYIGQSTRIYDRETGEVHYGRVPAGSVVVSGNLPSKDGKYSLYCAVIVKKVDAKTRGKVGINELLRTID, translated from the coding sequence ATGCAGCAGTTACAGAACGTTATTGAAGCCGCTTTCGAGCGTCGCGCAGAGATCACCCCGGCAAATGCCGATACCGTTACCCGTGAAGCGGTGAATCAGGTTATTGCCCTGCTCGATTCCGGCGCGCTTCGCGTCGCAGAGAAAATCGATGGTCAGTGGGTCACCCACCAGTGGCTGAAAAAAGCGGTTCTGCTCTCTTTCCGCATTAACGATAACCAGGTTATCGACGGTGCGGAAAGCCGCTACTTCGATAAAGTCCCGATGAAATTCGCCGACTACGACGAAGCGCGTTTCCAGAAAGAAGGCTTCCGCGTAGTGCCGCCAGCAGCGGTGCGCCAGGGCGCGTTTATCGCCCGCAATACCGTACTGATGCCGTCTTATGTCAATATCGGCGCCTACGTTGATGAAGGCACCATGGTTGATACCTGGGCGACCGTCGGCTCTTGTGCACAGATCGGTAAAAACGTTCACCTCTCCGGCGGCGTGGGTATTGGCGGTGTTCTGGAACCACTGCAGGCAAACCCGACTATCATTGAAGATAACTGTTTTATCGGCGCACGCTCTGAGGTGGTAGAAGGTGTTATCGTTGAAGAAGGTTCTGTTATCTCGATGGGTGTGTACATCGGTCAGAGCACGCGTATTTACGATCGTGAAACCGGCGAAGTGCATTATGGCCGCGTACCGGCGGGCTCAGTCGTTGTTTCCGGCAACCTGCCGTCTAAAGATGGCAAATACAGCCTGTATTGCGCGGTAATCGTGAAAAAAGTGGATGCGAAAACGCGCGGTAAAGTAGGTATTAACGAACTGCTGCGCACTATCGACTAA
- a CDS encoding DUF3461 family protein codes for MYDNLKSLGITNPDEIDRYSLRQEANNDILKIYFHKDKGEFFAKSVKFKYPRQRKTVVADGVGQGYKEVQEISPNLRYVIDELDQICQRDRTEVDLKRKILDDLRHLESVVTNKINEIESDLEKLTRGK; via the coding sequence ATGTACGATAATCTGAAAAGTTTAGGCATTACCAATCCCGATGAAATCGATCGCTATAGCCTCCGCCAGGAAGCCAATAACGATATTTTGAAAATCTATTTTCATAAGGATAAAGGCGAGTTTTTTGCCAAGAGCGTCAAATTCAAATACCCGCGCCAGCGTAAAACCGTTGTCGCCGACGGCGTCGGCCAGGGGTATAAAGAGGTGCAGGAAATCAGCCCGAACCTGCGCTATGTAATTGATGAATTGGATCAAATCTGCCAGCGCGATCGCACGGAAGTGGATCTGAAACGTAAGATCCTGGACGATCTGCGCCACCTGGAAAGCGTTGTTACCAACAAGATCAATGAAATCGAATCCGATCTTGAAAAGCTGACACGCGGGAAGTAA
- the cdaR gene encoding DNA-binding transcriptional regulator CdaR, whose amino-acid sequence MAGWHLDTKMAQDIVARTMRIIDTNINVMDARGRIIGSGDRERIGELHEGALLVLSQGRVVDIDDAVARHLHGVRQGINLPLRLEGEIVGVIGLTGEPETLRKYGELVCMTAEMMLEQSRLMHLLAQDSRLREELVMNLIQAEEHTPALTEWAQRLGIDLNQPRVVAVVEVDSGQLGVDSAMAELQQLQNALTTPERNNLIAIVSLTEMVVLKPALNQFGRWDAEDHRKRVEQLITRMKENGQLRFRVSLGNYFTGPGSIARSYRTARTTMMVGKQRMPESRSYFYQDLMLPVLLDSLRGGWQANELARPLSRLKAMDNNGLLRRTLAAWFRHNVQPLATSKALFIHRNTLEYRLNRISELTGLDLGNFDDRLLLYVALQLDEQH is encoded by the coding sequence ATGGCTGGCTGGCATCTTGATACCAAAATGGCACAGGATATCGTGGCGCGCACGATGCGCATCATTGATACGAACATTAACGTGATGGATGCACGGGGTCGTATCATTGGTAGCGGTGACCGCGAACGAATTGGTGAATTGCACGAAGGGGCGCTACTGGTGCTCTCGCAAGGGCGCGTGGTGGATATCGACGATGCGGTTGCCCGCCATCTGCACGGCGTGCGCCAGGGCATCAATCTGCCGCTACGTCTTGAAGGGGAAATCGTGGGTGTTATTGGCCTGACGGGAGAACCGGAGACGCTACGCAAATATGGCGAATTAGTCTGCATGACCGCCGAGATGATGCTGGAACAATCTCGTCTGATGCATCTGTTGGCGCAGGACAGCCGTCTGCGCGAAGAACTGGTCATGAACCTGATTCAGGCGGAAGAGCACACGCCCGCTCTGACCGAATGGGCGCAGCGTTTAGGTATTGATTTAAACCAGCCGCGTGTGGTGGCGGTGGTGGAAGTGGACAGCGGTCAGTTGGGCGTAGACAGCGCTATGGCTGAGTTACAGCAACTGCAAAATGCCCTTACCACCCCTGAGCGCAACAACCTGATTGCCATTGTTTCGTTGACCGAGATGGTGGTACTAAAACCGGCGCTTAACCAGTTTGGGCGCTGGGATGCGGAAGATCACCGCAAGCGGGTTGAGCAACTGATTACGCGTATGAAAGAGAACGGGCAGTTGCGTTTTCGCGTCTCGCTGGGCAATTACTTCACCGGCCCTGGCAGCATTGCCCGTTCTTACCGTACCGCACGTACCACCATGATGGTGGGTAAACAGCGTATGCCGGAAAGCCGTAGCTATTTTTACCAGGATTTGATGCTGCCGGTATTGCTCGACAGCTTACGCGGCGGTTGGCAGGCCAACGAGCTGGCTCGTCCGTTGTCGCGGCTAAAAGCAATGGATAATAACGGCCTGTTGCGTCGCACGCTGGCGGCATGGTTTCGCCACAATGTGCAGCCGCTGGCAACCTCTAAGGCGCTATTTATTCATCGCAATACGCTGGAGTATCGTTTGAACCGGATTTCGGAACTGACCGGGCTGGATTTGGGGAACTTCGATGATCGGTTGCTACTGTACGTGGCGCTGCAGTTAGACGAACAACATTGA
- the degP gene encoding serine endoprotease DegP codes for MKKTTLAMSALALSLSLALSPLSAMAAETASSTAATSQQMPSLAPMLEKVMPSVVSINVEGSTTVNTPRMPRNFQQFFGDNSPFCQDGSPFQSSPFCQGGGAPGGQGDSQQQKFMALGSGVIIDAAKGYVVTNNHVVDNANTIKVQLSDGRKFDAKVVGKDPRSDIALIQIQDPKNLTAIKLADSDALRVGDYTVAIGNPFGLGETVTSGIVSALGRSGLNAENYENFIQTDAAINRGNSGGALVNLNGELIGINTAILAPDGGNIGIGFAIPSNMVKNLTGQMVEFGQVRRGELGIMGTELNSELAKAMKVDAQRGAFVSQVMPNSAAAKAGVKAGDVITSLNGKPISSFAALRAEVGSMPIGSKVALGLLRDGKPVNITLELQQSSQNQVDSSTIFSGIEGAEMSNKGKDGGVVVNSVKANTPAAQIGLKKGDVIVGANQQPVKNIAELRKILDSKPSVLALNIQRGDTSIYLLMQ; via the coding sequence ATGAAAAAAACCACGTTAGCAATGAGTGCACTGGCTTTAAGTTTAAGTTTGGCGCTGTCTCCTCTGTCGGCTATGGCAGCGGAAACAGCATCGTCTACAGCTGCGACATCGCAACAAATGCCTAGCCTCGCGCCGATGCTGGAAAAAGTGATGCCGTCGGTCGTGAGTATCAATGTTGAGGGCAGCACCACGGTAAACACACCGCGTATGCCGCGCAACTTCCAGCAGTTCTTTGGTGATAATTCACCGTTCTGCCAGGATGGTTCTCCGTTCCAGAGCTCGCCGTTCTGTCAGGGCGGTGGCGCACCGGGCGGGCAGGGTGATAGCCAGCAGCAGAAATTTATGGCGCTGGGTTCCGGCGTGATCATTGATGCGGCGAAAGGTTATGTGGTGACCAACAACCACGTGGTCGATAACGCCAACACCATCAAAGTGCAATTAAGCGACGGGCGTAAATTTGACGCCAAAGTGGTGGGTAAAGACCCGCGTTCCGACATTGCGCTGATTCAGATTCAGGATCCGAAAAACCTGACCGCGATTAAGCTGGCGGATTCCGATGCGCTGCGCGTAGGGGATTACACCGTGGCGATTGGTAACCCGTTTGGCCTCGGTGAAACGGTGACTTCCGGGATTGTCTCCGCGCTGGGTCGCAGCGGCCTGAATGCGGAAAACTACGAAAACTTTATCCAGACGGATGCAGCGATCAACCGCGGTAACTCCGGCGGCGCGCTGGTGAACCTGAATGGCGAACTGATCGGTATTAACACCGCAATCCTCGCACCGGATGGCGGCAACATCGGTATCGGTTTTGCGATCCCAAGTAACATGGTGAAAAACCTCACCGGCCAGATGGTCGAGTTCGGCCAGGTTCGCCGTGGTGAACTGGGCATTATGGGAACCGAGCTGAACTCCGAGCTGGCGAAAGCGATGAAAGTCGATGCGCAGCGCGGGGCGTTTGTCAGCCAGGTCATGCCGAATTCTGCCGCCGCGAAAGCCGGTGTGAAAGCAGGGGATGTGATTACTTCTCTGAACGGTAAACCGATTAGCAGCTTTGCCGCGCTGCGTGCGGAAGTTGGTTCAATGCCGATCGGCAGCAAAGTCGCGCTTGGCCTGCTGCGCGATGGCAAACCGGTGAACATTACGCTTGAGCTGCAACAAAGCAGCCAGAATCAGGTTGATTCCAGCACCATCTTCAGCGGTATTGAAGGTGCGGAGATGAGCAACAAAGGCAAAGATGGCGGCGTGGTGGTTAATTCGGTGAAAGCCAATACCCCGGCGGCGCAGATTGGCCTGAAAAAAGGCGATGTGATTGTCGGCGCGAACCAGCAGCCAGTGAAAAATATCGCCGAGTTGCGCAAAATTCTCGACAGTAAACCTTCTGTGCTGGCGTTGAACATTCAACGCGGTGACACTTCTATCTACCTGCTGATGCAGTAA
- the dgt gene encoding dGTPase, with protein sequence MAEIDFRNKINWRRRYRSPQGVKTEREILRIFESDRGRIINSAAIRRLQQKTQVFPLERNAAVRTRLTHSLEVQQVGRYIAKEILSRLKEQRLLETYGLDELTGPFESIVEMACLMHDIGNPPFGHFGEAAINDWFRQRLAPDDAVSQPLSDDRCEVVALKLREGEDILNALRRKVRHDLSHFEGNAQGIRLVHTLMRMNLTWAQVGCILKYTRPAWWIGEPPASHSYLMKKPGYYFSEEAYVERLRKELNLDTYSRFPLTWIMEAADDISYCVADLEDAVEKRIFSAEQLYQHLYDAWGQHEKGSLFAQVVENAWEKSRANSMSRSAEDQFFMYLRVNTLNKLVPYAAQRFIDNLPQIFSGEFNHALLEDESGFSQLLELYKNVAIKQVFSHPDVEQLELQGYRVISGLLDIYRPLLQLSTADFAELVEKERLRRFPIESRLFQKLSTRHRLAYVEAVSKLSSDAAEYPVLEYYHRCRLIQDYISGMTDLYSWDEYRRLMAVE encoded by the coding sequence ATGGCAGAGATCGACTTTCGCAACAAGATAAACTGGCGCCGCCGCTACCGTTCGCCGCAGGGTGTAAAAACCGAACGTGAAATACTGCGCATCTTTGAAAGCGATCGTGGGCGCATTATTAACTCTGCCGCCATCCGACGTTTGCAGCAAAAAACACAGGTTTTCCCGCTGGAGCGTAACGCGGCGGTGCGCACGCGTTTGACGCATTCGCTGGAAGTTCAGCAAGTGGGGCGTTACATCGCCAAAGAGATTTTGAGCCGCCTGAAAGAGCAGCGCCTGCTGGAAACCTACGGTCTGGATGAACTGACCGGGCCGTTTGAAAGCATCGTTGAGATGGCGTGCCTGATGCATGATATTGGCAACCCGCCGTTTGGCCATTTCGGTGAAGCGGCTATCAATGACTGGTTCCGCCAGCGCCTGGCGCCGGATGATGCGGTGAGCCAACCACTGTCGGACGATCGCTGCGAAGTGGTGGCGCTGAAATTGCGTGAAGGCGAAGACATACTGAACGCATTACGCCGGAAAGTGCGCCATGATTTAAGCCATTTTGAAGGTAACGCGCAGGGTATCCGCCTGGTTCATACATTAATGCGTATGAACCTGACCTGGGCGCAGGTCGGCTGTATTTTAAAATATACGCGTCCGGCATGGTGGATTGGTGAACCGCCAGCCTCACACAGCTATTTAATGAAAAAACCGGGCTACTATTTTTCTGAAGAAGCCTATGTCGAACGGCTGCGTAAAGAATTAAACCTCGATACTTACAGCCGTTTTCCGCTGACGTGGATAATGGAAGCGGCGGATGATATTTCCTATTGTGTGGCGGATTTAGAAGATGCGGTAGAAAAACGGATATTTAGCGCGGAGCAACTTTATCAACATCTTTATGACGCCTGGGGGCAGCATGAAAAAGGATCGTTGTTTGCTCAGGTTGTCGAAAACGCGTGGGAGAAATCACGCGCTAATTCGATGAGTCGCAGTGCGGAAGATCAATTTTTCATGTATCTGCGCGTCAATACGCTGAATAAACTGGTGCCGTACGCTGCACAGCGTTTTATTGATAACTTGCCGCAGATTTTCAGCGGCGAATTCAATCATGCGTTACTGGAAGATGAAAGTGGCTTTAGTCAGCTACTTGAATTATATAAAAATGTCGCCATAAAACAGGTGTTCAGCCATCCGGACGTTGAGCAACTGGAATTACAGGGCTATCGCGTCATCAGCGGGTTGCTGGATATTTATCGTCCGCTGTTACAGTTATCGACGGCGGATTTTGCCGAGCTGGTGGAAAAAGAGCGTTTGCGTCGTTTCCCGATTGAATCGCGCCTGTTTCAAAAACTTTCGACGCGCCACCGGCTAGCCTACGTTGAGGCGGTGAGCAAATTATCGTCTGACGCGGCAGAGTATCCGGTGCTGGAGTATTATCACCGTTGTCGATTAATTCAGGATTATATTAGCGGGATGACGGATCTATATTCATGGGATGAATATCGTCGTTTGATGGCGGTGGAATAA
- the mtnN gene encoding 5'-methylthioadenosine/S-adenosylhomocysteine nucleosidase translates to MKIGIIGAMEEEVTLLRDKIENRQTLNVGGSEIYTGTLNGTEVALLKSGIGKVAAAMGATLLLERCQPDVIINTGSAGGLAATLKVGDIVVSDEARYHDADVTAFGYDIGQLPGCPAGFKADDKLIAAAEACIGELNLHAVRGLIVSGDAFINGADGLAKIRHNFPQAIAVEMEATAIAHVCHNYGVPFVVVRAISDVADQESHLSFDEFLVVAAKQSSLMVETLVQKLARG, encoded by the coding sequence ATGAAAATTGGCATTATTGGTGCAATGGAAGAAGAAGTTACGCTGCTGCGTGACAAAATCGAGAACCGTCAGACGCTGAACGTCGGCGGGAGCGAAATCTACACCGGTACGCTGAATGGTACAGAGGTTGCGCTACTGAAATCCGGCATTGGTAAAGTGGCTGCCGCCATGGGCGCGACGCTACTGCTGGAGCGCTGCCAGCCGGATGTGATTATCAACACCGGTTCCGCCGGTGGCCTTGCAGCCACACTGAAAGTGGGCGATATCGTGGTTTCCGACGAAGCGCGTTATCACGATGCTGACGTGACCGCTTTTGGCTATGATATTGGTCAATTACCTGGTTGCCCGGCGGGTTTCAAAGCGGACGACAAATTGATTGCCGCAGCCGAAGCCTGCATTGGCGAGCTGAATCTGCACGCCGTACGCGGCCTGATCGTCAGCGGCGATGCCTTTATTAATGGTGCCGATGGTCTGGCGAAAATCCGTCACAACTTCCCGCAAGCGATCGCCGTTGAGATGGAAGCGACCGCCATTGCGCACGTTTGCCATAACTACGGCGTACCGTTTGTGGTGGTCCGCGCCATTTCCGACGTGGCGGATCAGGAATCGCACCTGAGCTTTGACGAGTTCCTGGTCGTGGCTGCGAAACAATCCAGCCTGATGGTTGAAACCCTGGTACAGAAACTGGCGCGTGGCTAA
- the btuF gene encoding vitamin B12 ABC transporter substrate-binding protein BtuF has protein sequence MANSLFRALAALLILLPAWLFAAPRVISLSPANTELLFAAGITPVGVSSYSDYPPQAAQIEQVASWQGMNLERIVALKPDLVLAWRGGNTERQVNQLKQFGITVMWVDAITIEQVIDTLRKLKAYSPHPQQAEQAVQKLLSQYNELKTRYASLPKKRVFLQFGAQPLFTSGKGSIQNQVLELCGGENIFAASRVPWPQVSREQVLARQPQAIVVAGNEEEIPRIEQFWRNQLNVPIISLHGDWFERASPRIILAAQQLCTALAQVK, from the coding sequence GTGGCTAACTCTCTTTTCAGGGCGCTTGCAGCCCTGCTTATTCTGCTTCCGGCGTGGCTTTTCGCCGCGCCGCGTGTTATCTCACTGTCGCCCGCCAATACCGAACTGCTTTTCGCTGCGGGCATTACACCTGTCGGCGTCAGCAGCTATTCCGATTACCCGCCACAAGCCGCGCAGATTGAGCAGGTGGCAAGCTGGCAAGGGATGAATCTGGAACGTATTGTCGCGCTGAAACCGGATCTGGTGCTGGCATGGCGCGGCGGCAATACCGAACGCCAGGTTAATCAGCTCAAGCAGTTCGGTATCACCGTAATGTGGGTGGATGCGATCACCATTGAGCAGGTCATCGACACATTGCGTAAGCTCAAGGCGTACAGCCCGCATCCACAGCAGGCGGAACAGGCGGTGCAAAAGCTGCTTTCTCAGTACAACGAATTGAAAACCCGTTACGCCAGCCTGCCGAAAAAGCGTGTGTTCCTGCAATTTGGCGCGCAGCCGCTATTTACCAGCGGAAAAGGCTCGATCCAGAACCAGGTGCTGGAGCTGTGCGGCGGGGAAAATATTTTTGCCGCCAGCCGCGTACCGTGGCCACAAGTGAGCCGTGAACAGGTACTGGCGCGCCAGCCGCAGGCGATTGTGGTGGCGGGTAATGAAGAAGAGATCCCGCGAATCGAACAGTTCTGGCGAAACCAGCTCAATGTACCGATTATTTCTCTGCACGGTGACTGGTTTGAACGGGCAAGCCCGCGTATTATCCTCGCCGCTCAACAACTCTGCACTGCCCTTGCGCAGGTGAAATAA
- a CDS encoding TRIC cation channel family protein → MLVYWLDIIGTAVFAISGVLLAGKLRMDPFGVLVLGVVTAVGGGTIRDMALAHGPVFWVKDPTDLVVAMVTCMLTIVLVRQPRRLPKWVLPVLDAVGLAVFVGIGVNKAFLAETGPLVAICMGVVTGVGGGIIRDVLAREVPMILRTEIYATACIAGGIVHATAYHFFAMPLETASMLGMVVTLVIRLAAIRWHLKLPTFALDESGR, encoded by the coding sequence ATGCTGGTTTACTGGCTGGATATTATCGGCACCGCCGTATTTGCGATTTCAGGCGTTCTGCTGGCGGGAAAACTGCGAATGGATCCGTTCGGTGTGCTGGTGCTCGGCGTCGTCACCGCCGTTGGTGGCGGGACGATCCGCGATATGGCGCTGGCGCACGGCCCGGTGTTCTGGGTTAAAGATCCGACGGATTTAGTCGTGGCGATGGTGACCTGCATGTTGACCATTGTACTGGTGCGCCAGCCGCGGCGCTTGCCGAAATGGGTATTACCGGTGCTGGATGCCGTCGGGCTGGCAGTGTTTGTCGGCATTGGCGTGAACAAAGCCTTTCTCGCCGAAACCGGCCCGCTGGTGGCAATTTGTATGGGCGTGGTCACCGGTGTCGGCGGCGGTATCATTCGTGACGTGCTGGCGCGCGAAGTGCCGATGATCCTGCGTACCGAAATCTACGCCACCGCCTGTATTGCGGGTGGCATTGTCCATGCAACGGCGTATCACTTCTTTGCAATGCCGCTTGAAACAGCAAGTATGCTGGGCATGGTGGTGACGCTGGTTATCAGGCTGGCGGCGATTCGCTGGCACCTGAAGCTACCCACTTTTGCGCTGGATGAATCAGGCAGATAA
- the erpA gene encoding iron-sulfur cluster insertion protein ErpA, protein MSDDVALPLQFTDAAANKVKNLIADEDNPNLKLRVYITGGGCSGFQYGFTFDDQINDGDMTIEKQGVGLVVDPMSLQYLVGGSVDYTEGLEGSRFVVTNPNATSTCGCGSSFSI, encoded by the coding sequence ATGAGTGATGACGTAGCGTTGCCGCTGCAGTTTACCGACGCAGCAGCCAACAAAGTAAAAAACCTGATTGCGGACGAAGATAACCCAAATCTGAAGCTGCGTGTCTACATCACCGGTGGTGGTTGCAGCGGCTTCCAGTATGGTTTTACCTTTGACGATCAAATCAACGATGGTGATATGACCATTGAGAAGCAGGGCGTAGGCCTGGTGGTTGACCCGATGAGCCTGCAATATCTGGTTGGTGGTTCAGTTGATTACACCGAAGGTCTGGAAGGTTCCCGCTTTGTGGTGACCAACCCGAATGCGACCAGCACCTGCGGTTGCGGCTCTTCTTTCAGTATTTAA
- the clcA gene encoding H(+)/Cl(-) exchange transporter ClcA codes for MSAQIPSFEQQQVEQRRRRNIMRQMLQRDKTPLAILLVAAVAGAVTGLVGVFFEKAVNAVLNARIGALAQMADSALVWPLAFIGSAVLAMIGYFLVRRFAPEAGGSGIPEIEGALEELRPVRWWRVLPVKFFGGMGTLGAGMVLGREGPTVQIGGNIGRMMSDLFRLRSGEARHTLLATGAAAGLSAAFNAPLAGILFIIEEMRSQFHYNLISIKAVFTGVIMSSIVFRVFNGEAAVIDVGKLSNAPVNTLWLYLLLGMIFGGIGPLFNTLVLRTQDLFQRIHGGHTGKWVLIGGVIGGCCGVLGLIAPALSGGGFALIPIATAGNYTVGALLFIFLIRVATTLLCFSSGAPGGIFAPMLALGTVLGMAFGSASAVIFPHYQLDAGTFAIAGMGALLAASLRAPLTGIVLVLEMTDNYQLILPMIITCLGATLLAQFLGGKPLYSAILARTLARQDAARESELPRENT; via the coding sequence ATGTCAGCGCAAATCCCTTCATTTGAACAGCAGCAGGTTGAGCAACGGCGACGCCGCAACATCATGCGCCAGATGCTGCAACGCGATAAAACGCCACTGGCGATTTTGCTGGTTGCCGCCGTCGCGGGCGCAGTCACAGGATTAGTGGGCGTCTTTTTTGAAAAAGCCGTGAATGCGGTGTTGAACGCACGTATTGGCGCGCTGGCGCAGATGGCGGACAGCGCACTGGTGTGGCCGCTGGCATTTATTGGCTCGGCAGTGCTGGCGATGATTGGCTATTTTCTGGTGCGGCGATTCGCGCCCGAAGCTGGCGGCTCGGGGATCCCGGAAATTGAAGGTGCACTGGAGGAACTGCGTCCGGTGCGCTGGTGGCGAGTCTTACCGGTTAAATTTTTCGGCGGGATGGGAACACTTGGCGCGGGCATGGTGCTGGGTCGGGAAGGGCCAACCGTGCAGATCGGCGGCAATATCGGGCGCATGATGAGCGATCTGTTTCGCCTGCGTAGCGGTGAAGCGCGTCATACATTGCTGGCGACCGGCGCGGCAGCCGGGCTTTCAGCCGCGTTTAACGCGCCGCTGGCAGGTATTCTTTTCATCATTGAAGAGATGCGTTCGCAGTTTCATTACAATTTGATCTCAATTAAAGCCGTGTTCACCGGCGTGATTATGTCGAGCATTGTCTTTCGCGTGTTTAACGGCGAGGCGGCGGTCATTGATGTCGGCAAGCTCAGCAATGCGCCGGTGAATACGCTGTGGCTTTATCTGCTGTTGGGGATGATTTTTGGCGGCATCGGACCGCTATTTAACACGCTGGTGTTGCGCACCCAGGATCTGTTTCAGCGGATTCACGGCGGGCATACCGGGAAATGGGTGCTGATTGGCGGTGTCATCGGCGGTTGTTGCGGGGTGCTTGGGTTGATTGCGCCCGCGCTTTCCGGCGGTGGTTTTGCGCTTATCCCGATTGCGACCGCCGGTAATTATACCGTTGGCGCACTGCTGTTTATTTTCCTCATTCGTGTGGCAACCACGTTACTCTGTTTTAGCTCCGGCGCACCGGGTGGCATATTTGCGCCGATGCTGGCACTTGGCACGGTATTAGGCATGGCGTTTGGCAGCGCGAGCGCCGTGATTTTTCCGCATTATCAGCTCGATGCGGGAACATTCGCCATTGCCGGAATGGGGGCATTACTGGCCGCGTCGCTGCGTGCGCCGCTGACCGGCATCGTGCTGGTTCTGGAAATGACTGACAATTATCAGCTTATTTTGCCAATGATCATTACCTGTCTTGGTGCGACACTGTTAGCACAGTTTTTGGGCGGAAAACCGCTCTATTCCGCGATCCTGGCACGCACGCTTGCCAGGCAGGATGCGGCTCGCGAAAGTGAGTTGCCGCGGGAGAATACTTGA
- the hemL gene encoding glutamate-1-semialdehyde 2,1-aminomutase, with protein sequence MSKSENLYNAARELIPGGVNSPVRAFTGVGGTPLFIERADGAYLYDVDGKAYIDYVGSWGPMVLGHNHPAIRNAVIEAASRGLSFGAPTEMEVKMAELVTELVPTMDMVRMVNSGTEATMSAIRLARGFTGRDKIIKFEGCYHGHADCLLVKAGSGALTLGQPNSPGVPADFAKHTLTCTYNDLSSVRAAFEQYPQDIACIIVEPVAGNMNCVPPLPEFLPGLRALCDEFGALLIIDEVMTGFRVALAGAQDYYGVTPDLTCLGKIIGGGMPVGAFGGRREVMDALAPTGPVYQAGTLSGNPIAMAAGYACLTEVAQPGIHATLTELTTQLANGLLDAAQEAGIPLVVNHVGGMFGLFFTDAESVTSYQDVVKCDVERFKRFFHLMLEEGVYLAPSAFEAGFMSVAHSEEDIDNTIDAARRAFARL encoded by the coding sequence ATGAGTAAGTCTGAAAACCTCTATAACGCAGCGCGTGAGCTTATCCCGGGCGGTGTGAACTCACCGGTACGCGCCTTTACCGGCGTGGGCGGTACGCCGCTGTTTATCGAGCGTGCTGACGGTGCTTATTTGTATGATGTCGACGGCAAAGCCTATATCGATTACGTCGGATCCTGGGGCCCCATGGTACTCGGTCACAACCATCCGGCGATTCGTAACGCGGTGATTGAAGCGGCCAGCCGCGGCCTGAGCTTTGGCGCACCAACCGAAATGGAAGTCAAAATGGCGGAACTGGTCACTGAACTGGTGCCGACCATGGATATGGTGCGCATGGTGAACTCCGGTACCGAAGCAACGATGAGCGCCATTCGCCTGGCGCGCGGGTTTACCGGCCGCGATAAGATCATCAAATTCGAAGGCTGCTACCACGGTCACGCCGACTGCCTGCTGGTGAAAGCCGGCTCCGGCGCGTTAACCCTGGGCCAGCCGAACTCACCGGGCGTTCCGGCAGATTTCGCTAAACATACCCTCACCTGCACCTATAACGATCTCAGCTCGGTACGCGCGGCGTTTGAGCAATATCCGCAGGATATTGCCTGTATCATCGTCGAGCCGGTCGCCGGGAACATGAACTGCGTACCGCCGCTGCCGGAATTCCTGCCGGGTCTACGCGCGCTGTGCGATGAGTTCGGCGCGCTGTTGATTATTGATGAAGTGATGACCGGTTTCCGCGTCGCGCTGGCGGGTGCGCAGGATTATTACGGCGTCACACCGGATCTGACCTGCCTTGGCAAAATCATCGGCGGCGGCATGCCGGTTGGCGCATTCGGCGGGCGTCGCGAGGTGATGGACGCGCTGGCACCTACCGGCCCGGTCTACCAGGCCGGTACGCTCTCCGGTAACCCGATTGCCATGGCGGCAGGCTATGCCTGTTTAACCGAAGTCGCCCAGCCCGGCATTCACGCCACGCTGACCGAGTTGACCACGCAACTGGCCAACGGCCTGCTCGATGCGGCGCAGGAAGCCGGTATTCCACTGGTGGTCAACCATGTCGGCGGGATGTTTGGTCTGTTCTTTACCGATGCCGAAAGCGTGACCAGCTATCAGGATGTAGTGAAGTGCGACGTAGAGCGTTTTAAACGCTTCTTCCATCTGATGCTGGAAGAAGGCGTGTACCTTGCGCCGTCAGCGTTTGAAGCAGGCTTTATGTCGGTCGCGCATAGCGAAGAGGACATTGATAACACCATTGACGCAGCGCGCAGAGCATTCGCGCGACTCTAA